The Hippoglossus hippoglossus isolate fHipHip1 chromosome 24, fHipHip1.pri, whole genome shotgun sequence genomic interval GTCGCTTGCACTTGGTGGGGTCCTTGGCTGACACCCTGAACCCTTCCCTGCACGCACACTCGTACACCCCAGTGGGCTTCACGCACAGCATGTGCTCGCACATTATGCAGATCGCAACGTCTACGCACGCCCCCTCCTCCATATCGAAGCCATCTCTGCACCTGCACTCGAACCCCCCCTCTGTGTTCAAACACTCCTGGCCCTCGGCTGTGCACGGGTCCCCCCCCTCCTTGCACTCGTCCACGTCCACGCAGCGTTTCCCGTCCTGCGCCAGCTTGTAGCCCCTGGCGCACCCGCCAGCGTGAGGAAAGCCATCCGACGGGTCCTTGGCGCAGGTGATGCTGTTGGGGTGGAGGGCTTGTCCCTCGGGGCAGATGCAGGTGCGTGTTGTTTGGTTGCAGCTGTGCTCGCACCCGCCCTTAAACACCTCACAGCCCCAGGGAGCGCGCGCCCACACCCCCGAGGCACACACATGTTTCGAGTCCAGATATTTTCCACCGACCTTGTCCACTACAGCGATGGTTCCTGGTGGAAACGCTTCAGAGTCGTTGACGTCGAAACCCATATGAGTGGTATACCTCACCTGTGCGCCCCCGTCCGCCTTGATGCGACTGCAAGGATCCTGGAACGTGTACTGGCACAGAAACCCGTCCAGTCGGTTGCGGCACTGCTTCCCGGACACCACGATGTTCCCTTCCCCCGACATGGAGACGGAGGAGCAGTTTCCAAGATCTGCCGGGGCTTCCTCTGGCTTCCTGCCGTCGCCCTGCAGCTCCAGCCAGTAACTCCCGCTATGTCCGCTCAGTGGACCCGTTAATGTCTCCTCCGCTTGTTCCGGGCGGATCGTGAGCAACTGTCCCCCCTTGCCACTGCAGCGTCTCTGCGCCCCCGGAAAGTCCTCGGATTCGCGTAAAAGCACAAAACACCGATTGTCGGCGCAGTGTCCGTGCAGGGCGAGCACCGCGTCCTCCAGCCCGCAGAGGAAAACCACGCAAATCAGCAGAGCTTGTGTTGTAGGACTCATGATGTCGATGTTAGAAAAACCCACGATGGTGTGAAACTCTGTGCTCGACGATCCGAGTCTGATCCAGTGACTGAGAGCTGAACATAGTCCCCATTTATAAAGGCCTCCagctgagtgtgttttttttgtaagaCCAGGCGAGGAAGGAAGTTCCGTCCTGGTTTGTGGTTTAAGCCCTGGTCTGATTGCTCAACCCCCACACTTATCAGAGAGAGACTAGCCCAccaacacacataaacacacacacagacacacccacactggAGTAGAGGGACTTTTAATAAGACGAGTATGCGCCCAATCCCATGAGATGAGTAAATCTTGACCTTCTTTATCTAGATGATAAATTGAAAGTTTAAGTCTCATGGGAAGAAAGATATTTACCAAACATCCAGCTCTCACGGAGCTCATGCTCCTGTATAATCTTTATTTTGCACAACCCTCATACACgattaaatttctgtcaaagTTCTTTCAGTATTTTAAGCTGATTATATATTAATTTTACACTTTCCATAATGTCATCATGTCACATTGTAATGCTTAAAAAGTGCGGCTCTGGATAAAGCTAAAGGAGAAAAATGTCTTTGAGGCAGAGCCCAGTGTATCATCACAGGTAAATctatataatattgtaaataaTACTGTGTACAGATGGTAAAATAattctaataaaaataatagatCATACTCAGcaatgcaataaaataaatcagataaaagaataacaataaaataaaaacacatagaaattaaaaactataaaaatgcCATACAGGTGACTTTTAAttgctgttttaaaatgagCCACTGGTTCACGAAACAGCATATGATTCTCTGTTCTCGGGGGTCTCGGAGCAGAGTCAGGGTTTAATTTATGAAATTAAAAGCGGATGATTTAAGGCAGTGTTGTTCGGATAGGACTGGTGTGATGTGTTCTCTACGCTTTTTGTAAGAGATCTTGCTGCTATATTCTGTACCAACTGTACTTATGTAAATTATTAGCTATAAATCAACAGCCTGTTGAAAATTGTTGATTAGAGACTTATCTTATAATAGAAACAAGTCTCCAGGAGCAGGCACTGACTCACAGATTCTCGGAGTAGACAGACTTCCTTAAGGCACAATAATAGCTACAGAGGTAGAAAGTCAATTGTCTGACTTATGGTAAGTCTATATCAATCATAGCTCTTCCTAAATTGTTCAATGTCTTCTCTTCATTAGCacggcagaggaggaagagagctgCCTTCCACTTTCCTCAGGGGGGGAAGTGACTGGACGTAGAGGAGGAAGTCGAAACAAGGGAGCTGGACGGACGTCGTATAGCCGCAGGGGCAAAACATGACAATCACATTATGTAAAGTGATTTGGTATGTTCTCATTCCTTGAGCTGATGGATTTCCAGGTGGAGTCTGGGTTGAGTAGGTTTGAAGGAACTTGATCACATCCGACTGATTCCCTCCCAAAGTGACACAGAGTGACTCAGAAGCACATGTTTGTGTAGGGTAAGGTAGAATCATAAAGACGTTACTATGTAGCTGTAACTAAGCTAACTTTTTATACGTAGAGATCAGAAAACAGACTTATCACTGTGATTACAGACGTTCATGAAACAGTGAGAACTGTAGATAATTCACAGAGGTGTTAGACTCAGTGCCTCCGCATTTCCCCTATGAAAGGGGTGTGGTGCAATGGGATGCGGTGGAGGGGATGTGAGCTTTGTTCgtgctgcagaaacaaaataatcagttcactgtttttatttgggtAGTGAATGTTTGATTTTTAGATTATAACCTTTGCCAGGACGCCCACCACTGGATGGCATAGATGACGGATTTAATCcaaagcagtgacacacacttcTGTGTAATGGTAACACAAAGTCAGCTCAGTGACAAAAACCAGGCCGCTCAGCCTCagtacatgtttttctttgatgtCTAACTTTAATGGCCTCGCTGAGTTTACTCTGTAGGACGTTGAAGACGTTCCTGAAGACTGTTTTCATTCTTCTAAATCAAACACTGTTCTTTCCAGTTGTCgctttcaatgtgttttcacagtgaaaCCATGTGATGCACTTGAACAAGGTTTGGTATCAGTGCCACTAACAACATTCTCAGTGCAGCTATGTTTTTAGTTGGATATTTGTGACATTGCttaattttctgtttaaatttgTAAGATCCATTACGCCTTGCCTGACCAACACTATGTGGGCTTTGACGGTTTCCTGCTCCCTGTGAAAGGCTAAATACGTCCAACTGAGGGTCAAATGTTAAGGTCCCCTTCTTTATCATATCGGTGAAGTGCAGTAAAAAGACGTCAAAGGCCGATGAGTAATATGTGCTCCCTCTACTGCAGGGGCGTAACTCAAAGGTCTGGGCAGTCTCAGTGGGGCCCCCTTGCCTGTTCAATGATTCTTTGCCATGCTTGTACAAGttacaaaattattatttgtaacCCCATGCATTTGTAGAAGATACCATGGTAAATATTAATAGAGTGTTTTAATCCATTGAGACCTGAGGCACCAAATATAAACCCACTCTACAAATAGAGTTGTATGAAAAGTTGTATAAAACCggagggttttctgaagagctgacagaTTTAACCGCGTTTACAAAAGAATTtgctcagcctctgaagcagatatagacatgaaatgaaaatatttgataGATTAAATATTTGGCTTTCATTGTACACCATTGTCGTTTCCCTAAACTTTgtgaacattaaaaaacaaacaacttccTCCAGGTCCGAGGCCATGGCTCTCTGTTGGAAAATGGTGGATTGCTCTTTCTAGGTTGGGAGTGAGTTGCATTGGACTGTTGTGGTGAAGGAGCTGAGCTACCGGTCAAAGCTTTCACTTTACCGGTCTATGTTTGATCTAGGCTCTAACCCTCACCTATGGTCACAAGCTCTGTTTAGTGACTGAAAGATTGAGGTTGCAAATACCTGCAgccaaaatacattttctgtatcAGGTTTCTGGGCTAAGCCTTAGAGATAGGGTGAGGACATCTGGAAGGACCTCGGGGTAGAACTGTTGAATCTTCACGTCAGTGGAGGTGGTTCAGGCATCTAGTCAGGATGTCTCCTGGGTGCCTTCCATTGGGGCTTTACTGGGCGTAGTAGTAGTATAAAACATGATGTACGTGACTGACAGTATTTTAGAGCTGCATTATACCCTGAGTGAAAGGTGGAAGGTCAGCTACATCCAGAGAGTATTACTCTTTACATATAAGAAACAAAGATCTCTGTGTAGCCCAGTCAGTTGCAGTATAGAGTTAGCATAATAAAACATTGGAAACCTAAAGACATAATCCATAGATATATGAGAGAGGTATTCTGAGTATTAAACCTGAACCCTGCTGTTGCTCTCAAAGTGACTGGTGCTGATGCattactaaataataataaagttggAGCTATTCAACTCTTCTGATGATTCTGAAGGTTTGTTTCCATCATCAAGACTCATCAAAACATTATAGTGAAATGATGGTGTTTAAAAAGTTATTACTTCAAAACATGACAGGCAtcttaaaatgttcatttaaataatGTTGTGCAAAAGAAATagttgaaaatgtctgtttgaAATAACATGTCTGCATAATAACACGATGGACCTGCTGCTGATTCATTCTGTGTGGCTGTTTTTTCAAACTTATGCCAGTGCtgcttcattattttattaaatgaagcAGAGTATTATAA includes:
- the LOC117758467 gene encoding thrombomodulin-like codes for the protein MSPTTQALLICVVFLCGLEDAVLALHGHCADNRCFVLLRESEDFPGAQRRCSGKGGQLLTIRPEQAEETLTGPLSGHSGSYWLELQGDGRKPEEAPADLGNCSSVSMSGEGNIVVSGKQCRNRLDGFLCQYTFQDPCSRIKADGGAQVRYTTHMGFDVNDSEAFPPGTIAVVDKVGGKYLDSKHVCASGVWARAPWGCEVFKGGCEHSCNQTTRTCICPEGQALHPNSITCAKDPSDGFPHAGGCARGYKLAQDGKRCVDVDECKEGGDPCTAEGQECLNTEGGFECRCRDGFDMEEGACVDVAICIMCEHMLCVKPTGVYECACREGFRVSAKDPTKCKRHCTERDCEAVCTDDKDVQSPDMLDCECPEGYIRDMRNGTAICTDIDECVGDSQCDHKCENAFGGYRCVCFEGYRLQGNFECVPTEEEDGGSGAFPLHPVPATAHPAAVPSYIRTGSVLGITVFMALCAALLCVVVHTIVKRCGRFELSSFRRPDIDVFYLQQVTTETYKRLSFDKQFKGDLQRL